Sequence from the Salinicoccus sp. Bachu38 genome:
GGAAGCGCCTGAAGAGGCACCACCGCATCAGCCGACATACAACGCCGCGGCAATGACGAAGCCGATCGACCGTCCGAACAACTACGGCCAGGCCGGCGAGACGTACCGAGGCTTCGAGGACTGGGAACGGGACGAACTGGTCAAGAACCTCTCCAATGTCCTCTCACAATGTGACGCGCGCATCCAGGAAGCCATGGTCTACCACTTCACCCAGGCTGACGAAGAATATGGACGTCGCGTCAAAGAAGGCATTGAAGCAAAAGTGAAGGAAATGCAGGAGATGGATGACGATTCCAAAATGCCCGGCCGTGAAGCTGGAGAGAAATCCAGATATGGCAAGGGTACTGCTGCCCAGCAGGAAGCCGCTGAAGATGCGGTCGATAAAGGCCACGAATCCGATCCGTACTAGTATGGACCAATTGAATAGTCAGTGCCGGGACTGAAATCCCGGCACATAACGAAAGGACGAACAGCCCTTTGTCATCCTGGAATGGATGATGGAGAGCGTTCGTCCTTTTTATGTTGAGACTGATTTGATTCTGATCTGGCTGTATTCTTGAGCAGGGTCTCCAACTCGCTATCCCCCGTCGATTTCCCGGGAAATATCAGTTCATCGGCACCTTTTTGAACCTCAGTATCGTCAGGGAGAGAAGCACCAGAGTCAGAACTGCAGTAATGATCATCGGCCACAGCACCTCCCCCGCCTCAATCTCGCCTGTAAGCAAAACAACGTTATTGCCGATCAGATATTGCGGCAGATATTCTGCGACATCCGGATGGATACTCGCCATCAGCATCACGATGACGACCGCCACCACGCTGAACAGCACTGCGATGAAGCTGTTTGTGAAGAGCGTCGAGGCAAGCAGAATGATGCTGATGATGAACAGGCCGTACACCCATGTCATGGCAAATGCCAGCACCAGATGGTTCACCGACTCATCCCAGTAGTAGATTGTGTATACATAGGCCACCAGTGCGCTGACGATATACCCCACTGTCCACACGAGCATCAGGAATAGAGCTTTGACCACAAT
This genomic interval carries:
- a CDS encoding ABC transporter permease, whose translation is MSQMLPLFKKELIESWRNFKFAAILIVFAIIGVLSPFTALILPDILGVVMDDSGVTVEIPESTALDSYMQFFSNMNQMGLVIFVIVFGSILTHEFSRNTLVNLVTKGLKRTNVIVVKALFLMLVWTVGYIVSALVAYVYTIYYWDESVNHLVLAFAMTWVYGLFIISIILLASTLFTNSFIAVLFSVVAVVIVMLMASIHPDVAEYLPQYLIGNNVVLLTGEIEAGEVLWPMIITAVLTLVLLSLTILRFKKVPMN